One Mercurialis annua linkage group LG3, ddMerAnnu1.2, whole genome shotgun sequence DNA window includes the following coding sequences:
- the LOC126675125 gene encoding uncharacterized protein LOC126675125 yields the protein MGPGAGIKKRVISLNNLQKTAKAKSQLKPTSVSSPIFETEDQSQATVVNRTSARVIAQSQPYPVPVTSIVNQRSVETHSRIDSAAAEALNPTINPIAQDESMVLEETNIDDDILSKRKGRGKARGFEVKRRTKDGSKIGGVMITKRNNLPVGPSEKTFKMEIDVLTRLMAPLGVFYWSDVTEENKKAMITTLQNEFEVDLSDLHAKKVVYGMMARQFLNYKYRCHLHYKGFPTRDAAEKNPPEDVKIDDWKKLCEHFVENERFKAQSAANVLNRKNLDVPHTSGSKSYCQRLYEMETSEAIDEEPPEMRLYSQAHRKRDGSWIHPQAEEKYIQMEVIRSQALEGGVGVDGKKILEKVLDKPNSGYPRGLGYGTKRITTRELEFEVRLHTEKSESEKRANELNAQIQGQQATIDKLTQSQNKLMLLVQKLIDEQHGGETSID from the exons ATGGGACCTGGGGCTGGTATTAAAAAGAGGGTGATTTCCTTAAACAACTTACAAAAAACTGCCAAAGCAAAATCACAATTGAAACCAACGAGTGTTAGTTCACCTATATTTGAAACAGAAGATCAATCTCAGGCTACCGTAGTGAACCGAACTTCTGCTCGAGTGATCGCTCAGTCTCAGCCTTATCCCGTTCCAGTGACATCTATTGTGAACCAAAGAAGTGTTGAAACTCACAGCCGTATTGACTCAGCAGCTGCTGAAGCATTAAATCCTACGATAAATCCGATTGCTCAAGATGAATCCATGGTATTGGAAGAAACAAATATTGACGATG ATATCCTTTCTAAGAGGAAGGGTCGAGGGAAAGCGAGAGGGTTTGAAGTTAAAAGACGAACCAAGGATGGTTCCAAAATTGGTGGAGTTATGATCACAAAAAGGAATAATTTACCAGTAGGTCCTTCGGAAAAAACGTTCAAAATGGAAATTGATGTTCTCACTCGATTAATGGCACCGCTAGGTGTATTTTATTGGTCTGATGTAActgaagaaaacaaaaaagcCATGATTACAACTCTTCAG AATGAATTTGAGGTTGATTTAAGTGATTTACATGCCAAAAAAGTTGTATATGGGATGATGGCTagacaatttttaaattataagtatCGTTGCCACTTGCACTATAAAGGATTTCCTACTCGAGATGCAGCTGAAAAGAATCCACCAGAAGATGTTAAAATAGACGATTGGAAGAAACTTTGTGAGCACTTTGTTGAAAACGAAAGATTTAag GCTCAAAGTGCTGCAAATGTTCTTAATCGAAAAAATTTGGATGTTCCGCACACTTCGGGGTCAAAGTCCTACTGCCAACGCTTGTATGAAATG gaaacatctgAAGCTATAGATGAAGAACCGCCTGAAATGAGACTCTATTCTCAAGCACATCGTAAAAGAGATGGTTCATGGATTCACCCACAAGCTGAAGAAAAATAC ATACAAATGGAAGTTATTCGTTCACAAGCACTTGAGGGAGGCGTTGGCGTAgatggaaaaaaaattcttgAAAAAGTATTGGATAAACCAAACTCCGGTTATCCTCGTGGACTTGGATATGGGACTAAAAGGATAACAACCAGAGAGTTAGAGTTTGAAGTTCGTTTACATACTGAAAAGTCTGAGTCCGAAAAACGAGCAAATGAATTAAATGCTCAAATTCAAGGTCAACAAGCGACGATTGATAAGCTTACTCAATCGCAAAACAAACTCATGCTTCTTGTTCAAAAACTCATAGATGAACAACATGGCGGTGAAACTTCAATTGATTG A